A DNA window from Nitrospira sp. contains the following coding sequences:
- a CDS encoding Disulfide bond formation protein DsbA (MaGe:77309372) encodes MTHSSKWGWRGALAVVGAVLALGAFAGVSAAAPELKGKFEILKDEKSTHQPGKVKMIEFADFYCPHCHRFDGEGVALLKKEFGDKLEVTMVGFPVFQGKLPTPFDMYEQARTMGKGDEMKKVLFRTIHTEKVTGVLDRALREVLIKEVGLDPKAFEEGMASGKPAKALEESKKWGERIKVQQTPTVLIDGNIKVEQIDPDNLKLVIHSILDADKKK; translated from the coding sequence ATGACGCATAGCAGCAAGTGGGGATGGCGTGGCGCGCTCGCGGTCGTGGGCGCCGTTCTGGCGCTGGGCGCTTTCGCGGGAGTTTCGGCGGCGGCGCCTGAGTTAAAGGGGAAGTTCGAAATCCTCAAGGACGAAAAGTCCACGCATCAGCCGGGAAAAGTGAAGATGATCGAATTTGCCGATTTCTACTGTCCCCATTGCCACCGCTTCGACGGCGAGGGCGTGGCGCTTCTCAAGAAGGAATTCGGCGACAAGCTCGAAGTTACGATGGTGGGATTCCCGGTCTTCCAAGGGAAATTGCCGACGCCGTTCGATATGTATGAGCAGGCCAGAACCATGGGCAAGGGCGATGAGATGAAGAAGGTCCTCTTCCGGACGATTCATACCGAAAAAGTGACCGGTGTGCTGGATCGTGCGCTGCGCGAAGTCCTGATCAAGGAAGTTGGCCTCGATCCCAAGGCGTTTGAAGAAGGGATGGCGAGCGGCAAGCCAGCCAAGGCGTTAGAAGAGAGCAAGAAATGGGGCGAGCGCATCAAGGTGCAGCAGACGCCGACGGTCTTGATCGATGGCAATATCAAAGTCGAGCAGATCGATCCGGATAATTTGAAATTGGTCATCCATAGCATTCTGGATGCAGACAAGAAGAAGTAA
- a CDS encoding Starvation lipoprotein Slp -like (MaGe:77309373): protein MRRRHLFFLSALLLGATGCAASHESADSAQPPQIAFAQIKAAPDSYKNQTVTWGGEVLNARRLKEGTRIEILQLPLNSSLQPTTELNQSQGRFVALQREFLDPATIPAGTFVTVTGDIAGSITLPLDETDYAYPIVELKTMKVWVRTEEQPVRIRPYMGPGPYWGPYWSPYWRPWPY from the coding sequence ATGCGCAGACGCCACCTCTTCTTCCTTAGCGCGCTGCTCCTTGGCGCCACCGGCTGTGCGGCGAGCCACGAGTCCGCCGACAGCGCCCAGCCCCCCCAGATCGCGTTTGCACAGATCAAAGCCGCGCCCGATTCGTATAAAAACCAAACCGTCACTTGGGGTGGGGAAGTCTTGAACGCGCGGCGCCTGAAGGAGGGAACCCGCATCGAGATCCTGCAACTCCCGCTCAACTCGTCGCTCCAGCCCACGACGGAACTGAATCAGTCGCAGGGCCGTTTTGTCGCGCTGCAACGGGAATTCCTCGATCCCGCCACCATTCCAGCGGGAACGTTTGTCACGGTCACCGGAGACATCGCCGGCTCCATCACCCTGCCGCTGGACGAAACAGACTATGCCTACCCAATCGTCGAGCTCAAAACCATGAAAGTCTGGGTGCGGACAGAAGAACAACCGGTCCGCATTCGGCCATACATGGGACCGGGTCCATACTGGGGGCCCTATTGGTCTCCCTACTGGAGACCCTGGCCCTATTAG
- a CDS encoding TPRREGION domain-containing protein (MaGe:77309374) yields the protein MIAGRRIQVATVLGFCCACFFSPVSHSVSVASSQDVAQHELDLTRAALARGDLKAADEAVQKALHLNPASPQALHLQGLVLLKSRKPSEAAEAFVRALKVKPAFAEALNDLAEVYAAQGKQAEAQQALTKAIEADPKHAESYLDLAKLYESQRDMPSAIKTYQGLLAIQPSHADGLFSLARLQDHAGETKAAAEMLARLTKAHPKHADAWYATGRMAEKRNDLVEAAYAYKQAVAAKPELVDAHYNLGFIYRSQGKSTEAEREFLEVLRYQPAYAEAHLSLGVVYTSMGQLDDAEREYAAAVALKPEYAEAHYNFGVFYELHRKDMPRALAQYRKYRELGGRDDRVERIVGSTFR from the coding sequence TTGATTGCAGGCCGCCGAATTCAGGTTGCGACCGTCCTCGGTTTCTGCTGCGCATGCTTCTTTTCCCCTGTCTCCCATTCCGTTTCCGTCGCGTCCTCTCAGGATGTGGCTCAGCATGAGCTGGATTTGACACGCGCCGCGCTGGCGCGCGGCGACCTCAAAGCGGCAGACGAGGCGGTGCAGAAGGCGCTACATCTCAATCCTGCGTCCCCCCAGGCGCTTCATCTCCAGGGACTCGTCTTGTTGAAAAGCCGAAAACCGTCCGAAGCGGCGGAGGCATTTGTGCGCGCGCTCAAAGTGAAGCCGGCCTTCGCCGAGGCGCTCAACGATCTCGCCGAAGTCTATGCCGCGCAGGGCAAGCAAGCCGAGGCGCAGCAGGCGCTGACAAAGGCGATTGAAGCCGATCCCAAGCATGCGGAGTCCTATCTAGATCTGGCCAAACTGTATGAGTCGCAGCGGGACATGCCGTCCGCAATCAAGACGTACCAAGGGCTGTTGGCGATTCAGCCGTCGCATGCCGACGGGCTCTTTTCTCTCGCGAGGCTGCAGGATCATGCCGGCGAGACAAAGGCCGCGGCGGAGATGTTGGCCCGGCTGACGAAAGCTCATCCTAAACATGCCGATGCCTGGTATGCGACTGGGCGGATGGCGGAAAAGCGGAACGATCTGGTGGAAGCGGCCTACGCCTACAAGCAGGCGGTGGCGGCAAAGCCGGAGCTGGTTGATGCGCACTACAATTTGGGCTTTATCTATCGCAGCCAGGGGAAATCTACCGAAGCCGAGCGGGAATTTTTGGAAGTGCTTCGGTATCAGCCGGCCTATGCGGAGGCGCATTTAAGTTTAGGCGTGGTCTACACGAGCATGGGACAGCTGGACGACGCGGAGCGCGAGTATGCCGCGGCCGTGGCGTTGAAGCCGGAGTATGCCGAAGCGCACTATAACTTCGGTGTCTTCTATGAGTTGCACCGGAAAGATATGCCGCGCGCGCTGGCGCAATATCGCAAGTATCGGGAGCTCGGCGGGCGGGACGATCGGGTGGAGCGGATCGTCGGATCGACGTTCCGGTAA
- a CDS encoding conserved exported protein of unknown function (Evidence 4 : Unknown function but conserved in other organisms; MaGe:77309375) produces the protein MLHRVIIGCIGWVSVAAMSPGAWALQSGGVEVGDLETGSVVGQAFKELPVDLDIYATEVGALKILYPPTSVLDMKNRPGTPVLVRVTNKSAVERGFKMTAAENQSAPTVLNVKIVLKAGETKYIGIPTSDLLYAAGSVFMYGDHLNPTGASGRLLLIK, from the coding sequence ATGTTGCACAGAGTTATCATCGGCTGTATTGGATGGGTGTCTGTGGCGGCCATGAGTCCAGGCGCCTGGGCGTTGCAATCGGGCGGTGTCGAAGTCGGCGATTTGGAGACCGGGTCGGTCGTCGGCCAGGCGTTCAAGGAATTGCCGGTCGATCTCGACATCTATGCGACGGAAGTCGGGGCGTTGAAGATTCTGTATCCGCCGACCTCGGTATTGGACATGAAGAACCGGCCGGGCACGCCGGTGTTGGTCCGGGTGACCAACAAGTCTGCCGTGGAACGAGGATTTAAGATGACGGCAGCGGAGAATCAATCGGCGCCGACGGTTTTGAACGTGAAGATTGTGCTCAAGGCGGGAGAGACGAAATATATCGGCATCCCGACGAGCGATCTGTTGTACGCGGCCGGCAGTGTGTTTATGTACGGGGATCATCTCAATCCCACTGGCGCCAGTGGAAGGCTGTTGTTGATCAAGTAG
- a CDS encoding conserved exported protein of unknown function (Evidence 4 : Unknown function but conserved in other organisms; MaGe:77309376), protein MPVLVAASLLCSGLLFSLPGFAQGVTVEHVLRAQVFNRAFECVVFYSVAIGDGRLQTDGSREVATVASGRFLKHTKRVRRLVPMVGEQVPGGQVLQEAELPSCLLSEQGSSLSL, encoded by the coding sequence ATGCCGGTGCTGGTTGCCGCCAGTCTGTTATGCAGTGGCCTACTCTTCAGCTTGCCGGGTTTTGCCCAGGGCGTGACGGTCGAACACGTTCTGCGGGCACAGGTGTTCAATCGAGCGTTTGAATGCGTTGTCTTCTATTCCGTCGCCATTGGGGACGGTCGACTCCAGACTGATGGTTCGCGCGAAGTCGCGACGGTGGCGAGCGGGCGGTTTCTTAAGCATACGAAACGAGTGCGCAGGCTTGTGCCGATGGTGGGTGAGCAGGTTCCGGGCGGGCAGGTCTTGCAAGAGGCCGAGTTGCCGTCCTGCCTGTTGTCTGAACAGGGTTCGTCTTTATCGCTCTAA
- a CDS encoding hypothetical protein (Evidence 5 : Unknown function; MaGe:77309377): protein MNLSSVALVGNRERPSVDRVLTNFYNVLSWLEGVLCRCWLPPVCYAVAYSSACRVLPRA, encoded by the coding sequence ATGAATCTGTCATCTGTAGCACTAGTTGGCAATCGTGAGCGTCCATCGGTAGACAGGGTTTTGACGAACTTCTATAACGTCCTCTCCTGGTTGGAGGGCGTCCTATGCCGGTGCTGGTTGCCGCCAGTCTGTTATGCAGTGGCCTACTCTTCAGCTTGCCGGGTTTTGCCCAGGGCGTGA
- a CDS encoding Multidrug ABC transporter permease (MaGe:77309378): MVWGAYSLRNLWARRVTTSLTVAGLGLVVFVFVAVLMLSHGLEQTMGKTGDPANAILLSKGALSEIESRLVRDQAKILASQPEIVQLADLQSAAVSEIALQLTLRKPAEGSLASLSLRGSSPVAFAVRPKVRITQGRAWAPGTTEVIVGAQVAKQFPTARLHETLRFGHREWTVVGVFEAAGSGFESEVWGDAEQFMATFHRTGFSSITVRLAYPEALPSFKARLESDPRFKISVKREPEYYEGKAEGLARMIRVTGLFLTVVFSVGAILGAAMTMSASVAHRTTEIGTLRTLGFTRRNILQAFLLESIGLGLVGGLLGVVGAALLNSVTISTVNWETGTELVFGFQLSPGMAGQGVLFAVGMGVVGGLIPAVRAARLEVVQALGERTV; this comes from the coding sequence ATGGTGTGGGGAGCGTACAGTCTGCGCAATCTATGGGCTCGCCGCGTGACGACGTCGCTGACCGTGGCCGGCTTAGGGCTTGTGGTGTTCGTATTTGTGGCGGTTCTGATGCTCTCGCATGGGTTGGAACAGACCATGGGAAAGACTGGGGATCCGGCCAATGCCATCTTGTTAAGCAAAGGCGCGCTGTCGGAAATCGAAAGCCGTCTTGTGCGCGACCAGGCCAAGATTCTGGCTTCTCAGCCTGAGATCGTGCAGTTGGCCGATCTCCAGTCGGCGGCGGTGAGCGAGATCGCTCTGCAGCTAACCTTGCGCAAGCCGGCAGAGGGCAGCTTGGCCAGTCTCTCGCTGCGCGGATCCTCCCCCGTGGCCTTCGCCGTTCGACCGAAGGTGCGGATCACTCAAGGCCGAGCCTGGGCGCCGGGCACGACGGAAGTGATTGTTGGCGCGCAGGTTGCCAAGCAGTTTCCGACGGCCCGCTTGCATGAGACCCTGCGGTTTGGCCATCGCGAGTGGACGGTGGTGGGCGTTTTCGAGGCGGCGGGCAGTGGATTTGAATCCGAGGTCTGGGGCGATGCGGAGCAATTCATGGCCACGTTCCATCGCACGGGGTTTTCGTCCATCACGGTCCGATTGGCCTACCCGGAGGCGTTGCCCTCCTTCAAAGCCCGGCTCGAGAGCGATCCCCGTTTTAAGATCTCGGTGAAGCGTGAACCGGAGTACTACGAAGGGAAGGCTGAGGGGCTGGCGAGAATGATTCGCGTGACGGGACTGTTTTTAACCGTGGTGTTTAGCGTTGGCGCGATTCTCGGGGCGGCGATGACCATGTCAGCGTCGGTTGCCCATCGCACGACCGAAATCGGCACGCTCCGCACGCTTGGGTTTACCCGCCGCAATATCCTTCAGGCCTTTCTGCTCGAATCGATCGGACTTGGCCTTGTCGGCGGCCTGCTAGGCGTTGTGGGCGCTGCCCTGCTGAATTCCGTTACGATCTCTACGGTGAACTGGGAGACAGGAACCGAACTGGTGTTCGGGTTTCAGCTGTCTCCAGGCATGGCCGGACAAGGCGTGCTGTTCGCCGTGGGCATGGGGGTCGTCGGCGGGCTCATCCCGGCGGTGCGGGCCGCGCGGTTGGAAGTGGTTCAGGCGCTGGGGGAGCGAACGGTCTAG
- a CDS encoding ABC-type transport system, permease component (MaGe:77309379), with amino-acid sequence MMLFRLMLRNTVRRPVRLALTIGGLAMVVLAFGLLRLTLDEWQRAVRTASKDRLITVHAMSDALTLPVSYKERIAVIHGVRLVHYGNVFGGLYRDAKESFGSFAENMATFFETYPEIVLDEDARLALLQDRRGCIIGNKLAARFGWKVGDVIPLKGTAYPGDWEVVVRGIFRSTNPNVMGNGELYLHWAYANERLKKEAPERGDQVGWYVASMVPGARAQSVAAAIDANFANSFAETRTEMEQAFIAGWVARSGALLQGLYWLSVVMNGIAVLVLINALAMAVRERTREYGVMKTLGFRPRHLVGLVLGESLLIAVSGAGLGLGLLYPAAQLYAAMVAGGGTVSSYDMTFETVGVCLSMMLTVGVCAAVWPAIRLIRMTTLDGLRHRG; translated from the coding sequence ATGATGCTGTTTCGTTTGATGCTGCGCAATACGGTGCGGCGGCCAGTGCGGCTGGCGTTGACGATCGGCGGGTTGGCGATGGTGGTGCTGGCATTCGGACTGCTTCGGCTCACGCTGGACGAATGGCAGCGCGCGGTGCGAACGGCGTCCAAAGACCGGTTGATCACGGTCCATGCGATGTCGGATGCGCTGACGTTGCCAGTCTCGTACAAAGAGCGCATCGCCGTCATTCACGGCGTCCGGTTGGTGCATTACGGCAATGTGTTCGGCGGCCTGTATCGCGATGCCAAAGAGTCGTTCGGGTCGTTTGCCGAAAATATGGCGACCTTTTTCGAGACGTATCCAGAGATCGTTCTCGATGAAGATGCGCGGCTGGCGCTTTTGCAAGACCGGCGCGGCTGCATCATCGGGAACAAACTGGCCGCTCGATTCGGCTGGAAGGTCGGCGATGTGATTCCGCTCAAGGGCACTGCGTATCCGGGCGACTGGGAGGTGGTGGTGCGAGGGATCTTCCGGAGTACGAATCCAAATGTCATGGGGAACGGAGAGCTCTATCTGCATTGGGCCTATGCCAACGAGAGGCTGAAGAAGGAGGCGCCGGAGCGGGGCGATCAGGTGGGGTGGTATGTGGCCAGCATGGTGCCGGGAGCGCGCGCGCAGTCTGTCGCTGCAGCGATCGACGCGAATTTTGCCAATTCGTTTGCCGAGACGAGAACCGAGATGGAGCAGGCCTTTATCGCCGGCTGGGTCGCGCGCTCGGGGGCATTGTTGCAGGGTTTGTATTGGCTCTCCGTGGTCATGAATGGGATTGCGGTGTTGGTGCTCATCAATGCGCTCGCGATGGCGGTGCGTGAGCGCACTCGGGAATACGGCGTAATGAAGACGCTGGGCTTTCGCCCGCGTCATTTAGTGGGGCTGGTGTTGGGGGAGTCCCTGTTGATAGCCGTCAGCGGGGCCGGTCTTGGATTGGGGTTGTTGTATCCGGCGGCGCAATTGTATGCCGCGATGGTGGCCGGGGGTGGAACCGTGTCGTCGTACGATATGACATTCGAGACGGTCGGGGTCTGTCTGAGCATGATGCTGACGGTGGGTGTGTGTGCGGCGGTGTGGCCCGCGATTCGTCTGATCCGTATGACGACGCTGGACGGATTGCGGCATCGAGGATAA
- a CDS encoding putative ABC transporter ATP-binding protein YvrO (MaGe:77309380), translating to MVDPVVALSHITKTYSRGGTDVSVLRDLSFIIPAGTFLAIMGPSGSGKSTLLNLMAGIDRPTSGSVVVAGTRLDDLSEGGLARWRARHIGYVFQTYNLIPVLTAAENVELPLALTHLSRRERAEHVKTALRLVGLADRMDHYPRQLSGGQEQRVGVARAIVSDPTMILADEPTGNLDRESAEDILTLLARLNRELGKTIVMVTHDPRAAERAQMIRHLEKGVLESPP from the coding sequence GTGGTTGATCCGGTCGTCGCGCTCAGTCACATCACGAAGACCTACTCCCGAGGGGGCACGGACGTGTCCGTGTTGCGGGACCTGTCCTTCATTATTCCCGCCGGTACGTTCCTCGCGATCATGGGACCGTCCGGATCCGGGAAAAGTACCTTACTCAATTTGATGGCCGGGATCGACCGGCCGACGAGTGGATCGGTCGTGGTGGCCGGCACCAGGCTGGATGACTTATCTGAAGGCGGCCTGGCGCGATGGCGGGCCCGCCACATCGGCTATGTCTTTCAGACTTACAATCTGATTCCGGTCTTGACCGCCGCCGAAAATGTCGAGTTGCCGCTCGCGCTCACGCATCTCTCGCGCCGAGAGCGAGCCGAGCATGTGAAGACCGCGTTGCGCCTGGTCGGATTGGCGGACCGGATGGATCACTATCCCCGCCAGCTTTCCGGAGGCCAGGAGCAGCGGGTGGGCGTGGCTCGCGCGATCGTCAGCGACCCGACGATGATTTTGGCGGACGAGCCGACGGGTAATCTTGACCGTGAATCGGCGGAAGATATCTTGACCCTGCTGGCGCGCTTGAATCGGGAGCTGGGCAAGACCATCGTCATGGTGACTCATGATCCTCGCGCGGCCGAGCGGGCGCAGATGATTCGGCACCTTGAAAAAGGCGTCTTGGAAAGTCCGCCATGA
- a CDS encoding Acriflavin resistance protein (MaGe:77309381), whose amino-acid sequence MVDFSPKHKDDAMTTPMTPEPAPIPPRRSSLHDADLDGLSIPRPGAHDPRPFRHGRRWLLLLLLIGAAGAAWKAGLIQSGVTVDVAAVVRMPAGGSAGLAATGYVVAQRQASIASKGTGRLEFLDVKVGDRVKEGQVIARLEHTDMDALRQQALAKLDVARAQLATAKPELQEATLHFDRVKSLLEQGFATQSEYDMANARLRRAAAAVTSAEAAVSAAVAERQSAEVQVENTNIRAPFDGTVVKKFAEVGEVVAPMAASTLSRGSVVAIADMSSVMVDTEVSESMIQGVQAGQSAEIQLDSVPDHRYRGEVAQVMPIADRAKGTVMTRVRFVELDDRVRPELSAKVIFGALPGAPAPVDQWGVPSSAVVTREGRSVVLLVRDGRVVETAVQAGASVAAMTPVRGPLSQSDEVIVAPAADLRSGAAVAIQRRAS is encoded by the coding sequence ATGGTAGATTTCAGCCCGAAACATAAGGACGATGCCATGACGACTCCAATGACACCTGAACCGGCTCCGATCCCGCCGCGCCGATCCAGTCTCCATGATGCCGACTTGGACGGGCTAAGCATTCCACGCCCTGGAGCCCATGACCCGCGACCGTTCCGCCACGGGCGGCGCTGGTTGTTGCTCCTATTGTTGATCGGTGCCGCCGGGGCAGCGTGGAAAGCCGGACTGATTCAATCCGGCGTCACCGTGGACGTCGCTGCGGTCGTTCGGATGCCGGCGGGCGGCTCAGCGGGATTGGCGGCAACCGGCTATGTCGTTGCGCAACGGCAGGCGTCAATTGCGTCCAAAGGCACGGGACGTCTCGAGTTTCTCGATGTGAAAGTCGGCGATCGGGTGAAGGAAGGGCAAGTGATCGCCCGGCTCGAACATACGGACATGGACGCCTTGCGCCAGCAGGCGCTGGCCAAGTTGGATGTGGCGCGGGCGCAGCTCGCGACGGCGAAACCGGAGTTGCAGGAAGCGACGCTCCATTTTGACCGGGTGAAATCGCTGCTCGAACAGGGGTTTGCTACTCAGTCGGAATATGACATGGCCAACGCTCGGCTTCGCCGGGCGGCCGCTGCCGTGACGTCTGCAGAGGCGGCTGTCAGTGCGGCCGTGGCTGAACGGCAATCCGCCGAGGTGCAGGTCGAGAACACCAATATCCGGGCGCCGTTTGACGGCACGGTCGTCAAGAAGTTTGCCGAGGTCGGTGAAGTCGTGGCGCCGATGGCGGCCTCGACCCTCTCGCGCGGGTCGGTGGTGGCGATTGCGGACATGAGTTCGGTCATGGTCGATACCGAGGTGTCAGAGTCGATGATTCAGGGTGTGCAGGCCGGCCAGTCGGCTGAGATTCAATTGGATTCGGTGCCGGATCATCGCTATCGCGGCGAAGTGGCGCAGGTGATGCCGATTGCCGACCGGGCGAAGGGCACAGTCATGACGCGCGTGCGGTTTGTCGAGCTGGACGACCGTGTGCGTCCTGAACTGAGTGCGAAGGTGATCTTTGGCGCGCTTCCCGGCGCGCCTGCTCCTGTGGACCAGTGGGGCGTGCCTTCCAGCGCCGTGGTGACGCGCGAGGGGCGCTCGGTGGTGCTGCTCGTCCGCGACGGCCGGGTGGTGGAAACAGCGGTGCAGGCCGGCGCGTCTGTGGCCGCCATGACGCCGGTGCGCGGGCCGCTGTCTCAATCGGACGAGGTCATTGTGGCGCCTGCGGCGGATCTTCGTTCCGGCGCGGCGGTGGCCATTCAACGGCGCGCTTCGTAA
- a CDS encoding conserved membrane protein of unknown function (Evidence 4 : Unknown function but conserved in other organisms; MaGe:77309382), with the protein MARETVTEMPPAVPVGQTGTGAMQINRARIWRALWVRVHLYLGLVVGALLVVFGLTGSVLVFWQEIDERLNPDLLTVRVPSPGQDGHRPLGEMLAAAMQAAAPGSRVTQVYGATARERVFAVYVEQPSKAWQRIFIDPYRASVTGVRSYGADEWVPEYFMDAVFALHFQLFIGVTGVTVAAVSAWLLMLSLMTGLIVWWPVNGRWRQAFVIRRPATPFRFLFDLHKTLSFYLCLAIGAVLLSGAYMNWAEPIVWVTQLFSPATRGPAQAPQSKPLDGGSPISPEQAVALAAARYPEGRLSSISMPEDATGVYQVGRQAVPGLSNFWSERIVSIDQYSGALVDVRAPDTRRSAGETFLDWQWPLHSGQAFGMPGRLLVFVSGLACPVIYATGFLMWWRKRRGRKRAHTQQA; encoded by the coding sequence ATGGCACGGGAGACGGTGACAGAGATGCCGCCTGCTGTGCCTGTTGGCCAGACGGGCACCGGTGCGATGCAGATTAATCGAGCCCGTATCTGGCGCGCGCTGTGGGTGCGAGTGCATTTGTATCTGGGGCTTGTTGTCGGCGCGCTGTTAGTGGTTTTTGGATTGACTGGCAGTGTGCTCGTGTTTTGGCAAGAGATCGACGAGCGGTTGAATCCCGATCTTCTGACCGTGCGGGTGCCTTCGCCAGGCCAGGATGGGCATCGGCCGCTTGGCGAGATGCTGGCGGCGGCGATGCAGGCCGCAGCGCCGGGAAGTCGCGTGACGCAGGTGTACGGCGCGACGGCTCGCGAACGGGTGTTTGCCGTCTATGTCGAACAGCCGTCCAAGGCCTGGCAGCGGATTTTTATCGATCCTTATCGGGCGAGTGTGACGGGGGTACGTAGCTATGGAGCTGATGAGTGGGTGCCGGAGTATTTCATGGACGCCGTGTTCGCGTTGCACTTTCAATTATTCATCGGTGTGACGGGGGTGACGGTCGCGGCGGTTTCGGCCTGGCTGCTGATGTTGTCCTTGATGACAGGTCTCATTGTCTGGTGGCCGGTGAATGGTCGATGGCGGCAGGCCTTCGTCATTCGACGGCCGGCGACGCCGTTCCGGTTCCTGTTCGATCTGCATAAGACGTTGTCGTTCTATCTCTGTCTGGCGATTGGGGCGGTGCTGCTGTCAGGGGCCTATATGAATTGGGCCGAGCCGATCGTCTGGGTGACGCAGCTGTTTTCCCCGGCCACTCGCGGGCCTGCCCAAGCCCCGCAGTCGAAACCGCTGGACGGGGGTAGCCCCATCAGCCCGGAGCAGGCGGTGGCGTTGGCGGCGGCCCGTTATCCGGAGGGTCGGCTGAGTTCGATTTCCATGCCGGAAGATGCAACCGGGGTCTATCAGGTTGGACGGCAGGCTGTGCCGGGGCTGAGTAATTTTTGGTCTGAACGCATCGTGAGCATCGATCAATACAGCGGAGCCCTCGTGGATGTGCGCGCGCCCGATACGCGTCGCAGTGCCGGAGAAACGTTTCTCGATTGGCAGTGGCCCTTGCATTCCGGCCAGGCCTTCGGAATGCCCGGCCGTCTGTTGGTCTTCGTGAGCGGACTGGCCTGTCCGGTGATCTATGCGACCGGATTCCTCATGTGGTGGCGCAAGCGGCGCGGGCGGAAGCGAGCCCACACTCAGCAGGCATGA